The following are encoded in a window of Mustela nigripes isolate SB6536 chromosome 1, MUSNIG.SB6536, whole genome shotgun sequence genomic DNA:
- the LOC132010419 gene encoding olfactory receptor 4C11-like, with the protein MEQNNTVTEFILLGLTQDPLKKKMVFVIFFIFYVGTVVGNLLIIVTIKSSRTLGSPMYFFLFHLSLADSCFSTTTAPRLIVDSLFSQRTISYNECMTQVFAIHFFGPVEVLVLIFMAIDRYVAICKPLHYPTIMRQQVCTILVVLAWIVAFIHSTTEIMLALKLPFCGPNLINHYCCDLQPLLKLACMDTYMINLEWVSNSGSICTGSFVFLMISYIVILHSLRNHSAEGRRKALSTCISHIIVVVLFFGPCIFIYARPPTTFPMDKMMSVFYTIGTPFLNPFIYTLRNAEVKNAMRKLCHITTTSESRR; encoded by the coding sequence ATGGAGCAAAATAACACTGTTACTGAGTTCATACTACTAGGACTGACCCAAGACCCATTGAAAAAGAAGATGGTATTTGTAAtcttcttcatattttatgtGGGTACTGTGGTAGGGAATTTGCTCATTATTGTGACCATCAAGTCCAGCCGCACACTTGGGAgccccatgtactttttcctatttcatttgtCCCTTGCTGATTCTTGCTTCTCAACTACAACAGCCCCCAGACTAATTGTGGATTCACTCTTTTCACAAAGAACCATATCTTACAATGAGTGCATGACTCAAGTCTTTGCAATACATTTCTTTGGCCCTGTGGAGGTCCTTGTTCTCATCTTCATGGCTATTGATCGCTATGTGGCTATTTGTAAGCCCTTACATTACCCAACCATCATGAGACAGCAGGTTTGCACAATCCTGGTAGTTCTTGCATGGATAGTGGCTTTTATCCATTCCACTACTGagataatgctggccttgaaATTGCCTTTCTGTGGGCCCAATTTGATTAATCATTACTGCTGTGATTTGCAGCCCTTGCTAAAACTTGCATGCATGGACACGTATATGATCAACCTAGAATGGGTGTCTAACAGTGGGAGCATTTGCACAGGCAGTTTTGTGTTTCTGATGATTTCATACATTGTCATCTTGCATTCACTGAGAAATCACAGtgcagaagggaggagaaaagctCTCTCCACCTGCATTTCTCACATCATCGTAGTAGTCTTGTTCTTTGGtccatgtatattcatatatgcaCGCCCCCCAACCACTTTCCCTATGGACAAGATGATGTCTGTATTTTATACTATCGGGACCCCTTTTCTCAATCCATTCATCTACACACTGAGGAatgcagaagttaaaaatgccaTGAGAAAGCTATGTCATATCACAACTACCTCAGAAAGCAGGAGATGA
- the LOC132010429 gene encoding olfactory receptor 4C11-like has translation MWQNISITEFILLGLTQDPTKKKMVFVIFFIFYVGTMIGNLLIIVTIKFSRTLQSPMYYFLFYLSLADSCFSTTTAPRLLVDSLSTKKVITYNECMIQVFALHLFGGMEIFVLILMAADRYVAICKPLHYPSIMKQQVCTILIILAWIGAFIHSITQIILALRMPFCGPNLIDHYCCDLQPLLKLACMDKYMINLLMVSNSGALCSSSFVILMISYIVILHSLRNHSTEGRKKALSTCTSHIIVVILFFGPCIFIYTRPPTTFPMDKMVAVFYTIGTPFLNPFIYTLRNAEVKNAMRKLWYITTTAESKR, from the coding sequence atgtggcaaaatatCAGCATAACTGAATTCATACTGTTAGGATTGACCCAAGATCCTACGAAAAAGAAGATGGTATTTGTaatcttcttcattttctatgtGGGGACCATGATAGGGAATTTGCTTATCATTGTGACCATCAAGTTCAGCCGCACACTTCAGAGCCCCAtgtattatttcctattttatttgtcCCTTGCTGATTCCTGCTTCTCAACTACAACAGCCCCCAGACTACTTGTGGATTCACTCTCCACAAAAAAAGTCATAACTTACAATGAGTGCATGATTCAAGTCTTTGCCCTACATTTATTTGGTGGCATGGAGATCTTTGTGCTCATCCTCATGGCTGCTGATCGCTATGTGGCAATCTGTAAGCCCTTACATTACCCATCCATCATGAAACAGCAGGTCTGCACCATCCTGATTATCCTTGCATGGATAGGGGCTTTTATCCATTCTATCACCCAGATTATCTTGGCCTTGAGAATGCCTTTCTGTGGACCCAATTTAATTGATCATTACTGCTGTGATTTGCAACCCTTGCTGAAACTTGCTTGCATGGACAAATACATGATCAACCTACTGATGGTGTCTAACAGTGGAGCCCTTTGCTCAAGTAGTTTTGTGATTCTGATGATCTCATACATTGTCATCTTGCATTCCCTGAGAAACCACAGtacagaagggaggaaaaaagctcTCTCTACTTGCACTTCTCACATCATAGTAGTAATCTTATTCTTTGGTCCatgtatattcatatacacaCGCCCCCCAACCACTTTCCCCATGGACAAGATGGTGGCTGTATTTTATACTATTGGGACACCATTTCTCAACCCATTCATCTACACACTGAGGAATGCAGAAGTGAAAAATGCCATGAGAAAGCTATGGTATATCACAACTACCGCAGAAAGCAAGAGATGa